The Amphiura filiformis chromosome 13, Afil_fr2py, whole genome shotgun sequence genome segment AAAAGTATACATAATGGCAAACACatgacaaatccatctgtgatgtcaaattcTAGGAAAAATgatcagttttggagaaaaaatatattgttttaaaacattttttacccAAATGTTTTCGGACATTACAAAAAGAGTTTTCAGTAATTtcaaaaactaaattacaaatttCTAGGAAGAAAAgttttattttgaccaacttcaacaAAGATTGTCAAAGAATAATTAAAATTTGGAtgaaatcatgctttttatgattttttatcaaatttttggtgaatatttctcTATGGTCAAAATCCTATATGGTGGATCAAatatgatgttttttgtttggaTTTGAAAATGTGTCTAAAGTGGCTAGTTAACACATTTCTTGTTCACACAATGGAGCCTTTCAATATCAAAATCAGAAGATGAAGATTTGAAAGCTCATAATTTCCTGAATAAAtgtgtattcttttgtacagttaaAACCTTTTCCTggtttacaaattaagttcagttaagggaaggggtatgaacgtttgaacagtatttattttgggacactagagcacatcagacatatcgaattgcattctgaatatgaagaatgtacttctgatatcaaataattttgatttttgaaattgcaatgtaatacacattttatggcaaatcattaaaaattgatatttttgatatttaacagtactagaagtaaactttataaatctgatgatttatacttaaagtgtatgtaggtgggatgaaaagccgacgatcaattgaaaattttgacctttcagattgaagatatggattttttttcccaaaacaccaaaaaaaattaggtctttttttgtaaaaaatccataaaatatcaaattttaataatttgtcataaaatttgtattatatcgtgaatttcaaaaaatgaaaattatttgatatcagaaagacatgcttcatattcagaatgcaattcgataggtctgaggtgctctcatgtcccacaaaaaatactgttgaaacgctcaaaacgctcattccagatcccttaagttggtCAAGTAAAAAGAACTGTTTGTGAGGAATAAAGGATACAGTAATAATATTAAAATCTGCAAAAACtacaacatatgtgacgtgtcatgtcaaaaggagacacttttgggcaggttatcaattttgcagtttttacatatcttaaatatagagatattttgctccacaacgccgttttccctaatgaaatcggacattcctaagcgaagatattgatttcgtaagttatggtattataaaattggaaattgagatatcagcctttaaaaatattattgacaatgttgagagtaggaattacctagaaaaatgtctccaaaaatacaagatgccagttatattcggtctgaaactatcagacaatattttaaacattaataacatcacaaattataacaaacccaaattgtgaaaaaatctccccgggcagatttttggctatttctccatttacgatcctgcccaaaagtgtctccttttgacatgacacgtcacatatataaatATAGGGGAAATACCTGAAAATTTTGCTGacaaacagcaaacaaaaatagAATCACAAGTAGGACTTGACTTGGTATGACTTGGTATAAATGTCAAGTTTAATTGTCATGGTATTAAATCATTTGAAAGGACAAAAGATGTAAGTGAATGCATGACACAATCAGGTACCAGGAAAATGGTGTCAAACATTCAAAACAAATGATTTGTTATTGTATGTAGGGAGGAGTGTTATGATGTAATTGTGACGCATGTGAAATGAATATTGTTGCTTGGTTTTCACCTCTTTTGATATAGACCTAGTTTGATATAATGATGTACCTTCAATGTTAAAACTTGTTTAATTGTGACGCATGTGACCTAAATTCACGCTTGTCGCCTCTTTTGATATGGACCTATTTTGATATGATGTTATATGATGAAGTAGCTTTAAGTGGAAAAGTTTAAAACTTGTTTCATTGTGACGCATGCAAAATGAATACCGTTGCTTGTCGCCTCTTTTGATGTACCTATTTTGAAAAGATGACGTTAGGTGGAAAACTTTAAAACTTGTTTAATTGCAACGCATGTGCAATGGGTACTGTTGCTTGTTACCTCTTTTGAAATGGATCTATTTTGATCAGATGACGTAGGCTTTAAGTGGAAAAGTTGAAAACTTGTTTTATTGCAACGCATGCGCAATGGGTGTTGTTGCTTGTTACCTCTTTTGatatggatatatatatatatatgatgtaGTTTTCAAACTTGTTTAACTGCTGCTGATTTGATCAAAGCATTTGAAATAACTGGAGTTAGTAATACATACTCTACTGCTGCTGCTAGTGGTGGATCAAGTTCAAGGGTATTGGATCAGATCAATATGTGTCGCTGAAGTTTTTCAAATTCGTTGGATGAAACTTGCCACTGTTGTTGTGGGAAACAGTTCCATCCAATAGTTCCAAATACATGAAGTAAGTGCACTATATATGTCTATATTCAATTGCAAATTGAATGAAAATGGCAAGTTCACCGTTAAGGAAGTACTGCTTGACTTTAGTGGTTAGCCTTCAACTGTTATACTTCACTGTGGCAAGTTTGAATGCTACCACTTCTCCATGGGAAAATGCTACAATTAATGCCTCCTCATCTTCTTCGGTCACAACCACACCTACCAGAGCTGTGGATAACTCGGTAGTAGACACAGCCATGCCTACAAATCTGTCAGTCCAAAAGATAGAAAGCTCTCAGATGACTTCATCTAAACACATTCCGACAACAGCAGCAACGAGTTCATGGTATGAAACAACATCAGCgcataaaaacaacaacacacataAACACAAACGGTACAACAGAATTCAGTGTTCGTGGACAGAAAACTTTGCCTGAACATGCAACAACAGCAGCTACTTCTTCTTGGTACGGAACAACATCAAGCTTAAAAACCACATCGCGCATTAAAACAACCGGAACCACAGAATTAAGTACTCGCAAACTGAGAACTTCGCCTGAACATGCTTTGACAAAAGCAACAACTTCTTCCTGGTATGAAACAACTTTACAAAGGAAAACCGGTACCACCGAATTCGGTATTCGTGAACCGGTTTTGCCCGAACATGCTTTGACAAAAACAGCAACTTCTTCCTTGTATGAAACAACCTCACAAAAGAAAACAAGCAGTGCCACCGAATTTGTTAATCGCGAACCGACAACTTCGCCTGAACATGCTTGGACAACCGCGGTAACTTCTTCCTGGTATGAAACAACATCACACAGAAAAACAACCAGTACTACGGAATTCAGAATTCGCGAACCAACACCGACTGTACATGTACCAGACAACATAACCGAATGCTCATTTGATAATCCCATCTATTTGAATAGTTCCATTACCATCCAAACAGGTGAGGATAAAAGTTGCTCCATATCCGCCCCATCCGGAATGGGTATACACCTAGACATCCTCCATTCTACTGTCAACTGGTCTTTGAATGAGTATTTCTATATACAAGTGGGTAGACAGGAAGAGTGTTGGAACAAAAGTATTGTTGCATTTACGCGTCAAGCAGAACCATGCAGCGTCTTTTTCACAAGCAATAATTTGAGTGTGAAAGGTTCAAGTACGTTGCAAATCCAACCAGTTCCATCATTGGATGACGGTAGGATTCAACATGGTAAACTTTGTGGCGGAACCTCTAGCGCGGGTATTACAACCATCCGGAGTACCTGTAGAAATGTGAATAATTTTGATCTTGTGTATCATGGTATTATTAAATTCTCAGAGGCATATGTTTTGTTTACTAACCCTATAGCATCACCATCACTCTATCGTCTATTCGATTTTTACACTACCCACAATAAACTTCCATCAAATGGGCTTAACTTTCCAATCAAGTATACTGTGTCAGTTGCAGAGTTACCTCAATGTTCAGCACTTTGTTCCTGCATACTGAAACATCTTGAATTTGAAATCCAGTGCTCTCATGTCAATCAAAATGataacatttttcttgtatatGAGACTAATAATTTTGAAGCCCTGCTTGGATCGGATCGAAGAATCATCATAATTGCTCCTGGTGCCTTTCAAACATTTCAGAGAATCATCTATCTGTATCTCTATGAGAATGAGATAAGTGTTATTCAGGATGGGACCTTCCTAGGTCTTCATCAAGCCAAGGTAATAGATTTATCAAGTAATAGGATATTATATCTAACTGAAAATTCCTTTCTAAGTTTGCCTTCTCTGACACATTTGTATCTAGGCAGTAATATGTTAAGTAAGCTAACTGGGGATATGTTTCTTAGTATGGGTAAGTTACAAATACTGGATTTGCATACAAATAAGATTGAGATATTGGAACCTGATACATTTAGTAATCTTACTGATTTGATAGGATTGGGACTAAATGAAAATAAGTTAACAGAGCTTAATGAAAACTTATTATATGGGTTACACAAATTGTCCTATTTGTTGCTTGATGGAAATCAAATTTCACATTTGGAACCTGGAATATTTGGGAATACAATTGATTTGACAGTATTGCTACTGAATAACAGTATTTTAACAGTACTAGATGCTAACTTATTCCATAGGTTACACAAATTGTCCATTTTGAACCTTCATGGAAATCAAATTTCACATTTGAAACCAGGAATATTTGGGAATCTATCTGATTTGACAGAATTGTCACTGCATGATAATAACCTAATAGTATTAGATGCTAACTTATTCCATGGGTTACACAAATTGACAATTTTGTACCTACATGAAAATCAAATTTCACATTTACAACCAGGAATATTTGGGAATCTAACTGATTTGACACAATTATCACTGAGTAACAATAACCTAATAGTATTAGATGCTAACTTATTCCATGGATTACACAAATTGTCccttgatggaaatcaaattTCACGTTTGGAACCAGGAATATTTggtgatcttactgatttgacagTATTGTTACTGAATAACAATAACCTAACAGTACTAGATGCTAACTTATTCCATGGGTTACACAAATTGTCCTTTTTGCTGCTTCATGAGAATCAAATCTCACATTTGGAACCAGGAATATTTggtgatcttactgatttgacagTATTGTCATTGTATAACAATAACCTAACAGTACTAGATGCTAACTTGTTCCATGGGTTACACAAATTGTCCTATTTGTCccttgatggaaatcaaattTCCTATTtacaaccaaaaatatttgataatcTAATCAAGTTGAGTATTTTGAGATTGGGTGGCAACAATATATCTACTCTTGGTGTTAACCTTTTCTGTAAATTACAAAAATTATCCAACTTGAGCCTTTATGATAACCAAATTGAAATACTATATCCAGGTTCCTTTGATAATCTTACCAACTTATTCATGTTAGATGTCAGTTCAAATCAAATAACAAATTTAGAAGCTGGAATATTTACCAATTTGGAAAAGTTAGAAGTCCTTCTCATAAGTAACAACTCTATATCACATATTGGTAAAAACTTATTTATTAAATTGAAGATGCTTTCTGTTTTAGACCTTAGCAGCAATAAACTGACATCTTTGAACCAAGGTACTTTTACCAGTTTAGTTGGGCTGACAGAGACCTGTTTTGGGAAATTTCTTGCATGTGATAAATGAAGAAATAACAGGACTACACCATCTTCAAAATCTTGATTTGGGAATGAACAAGCTAGCACAGCTTACTCCGCTTGTTTTTGAAAACCTGACAAACCTGAAAGGACTAAGCCTTGCTAATAATCCATTGATCACAATTGAATCTGATGCTTTCTATGGCTTAAATAATTTAGAATTTGTCAATTTAAAAGGAAGCCTGCTATCCAAAATAACTGAAAACTCATTCCTTAGCCTAGGCAGCAGTACCTATGTCGTGGTTGATTTCCAATCAATATGCCAGTGTTTTATTGATAGTAATAATGGTCCAACTTGTGTCCCAGGCCAACTAAGCTCCCCATATTTAACCTGTTCACAGATTCTGCTTAATGACTGGGTTAAGAGTTCAGTTTGGATTATTGGTATTTGTGCACTTATCTTCAATGCACGTGTATTTGTGTGGAGCTTTCTCACAATATGCAACAGAAAGATCAATACTAATATGAGACAAAAGCTATTAATAACAAACCTTGCTTTAGCAGACCTGCTTATGGGAATTTACATGCTCATCATGGCTATTGCAGATCAGATATATGGTGAGCATTTCCCTCTATTTGCAGACACATGGCGGAATAATCCAATGTGCTCATTTGCTGGGTTCTTGTCTATTTTTTCAAGTGAGGCGTCTTTGCTATTACTTGTACTCATAAGCATAGAAAGGTTTTCCGCATTTAAATGCAAATTCCAAACTAAAGACTTGTATTCAACTCGTGCATTTAAAATTGTTCTAGTAATTTCTGTTTGGGTAATATCATTCATTGTAAGTATTGTACCCACTGTCTCGAATGACACAGAGTATGGTTTTTCAGAAGTGTGTATTGGGCTGCCTCTTGTGAGAAAACTGACATATGATATAAAGTACACAGATATTTTTATTGATATAAATTTTAGTAAACATATCAGTGATACCTTACAATCCCATGATGTGCAAGGAACTTTTGATTCTCCAGGTGAACCATTTCTTGGATTTAACACCTGGCCTGAGAAGGCAACAGCAGCAGACCAGACATATCTGCTAAATAACTTGAAAACCAAATCAAATGAAGATAATATCTTAAATAAACCAGATATCATCAAAACTGGGAGTGTACCCTTTTCATACTACGCTATTGGCCTCTTTCTAGGATTTAATGCGTCTGCTGCTTAATCGTTGCATTTTGTTACATCGGTATCTTTGTAATTGTGAAATTTTCACCACATTTGACGATGAGTGTGTCACGGTCAAGGAGGAGGTACGCATGGCTATAAAAATGGGTCTCATCATTATAACAGACCTGCTGTGCTGGTTGCCAATAGTGATCCTTGGCATCTTGGTGCAAACAGGAATAACAGAAGATATCAGCCCAAAGTCATTTGCTTGGATTATAGCATTTGTTTTGCCTATTAATTCGGCCATTAATCCATTTTTATATGCTATGGGACATATAATATCAATATACTGGGATCGCAGTACAAATCATAGATGGATAGATAATAATTATGATCATAACAATATATTTGACAGAGATGAAATGGCAGATGATGAAGAGAATACTGATCATAATGGTCGACTAAATAGTACTCATAGTCAAATAGAGAATAGCGATTATGATAGTCAACTAGAGAATTGTGATAGTCCACTAGACAATTGTGATGATAGCCAACTAGACAATAGTGATCACGATAGTCAAGTTGAGAGAATGTTATCCTTAATTGATGATACAGAAGCCAATAATGATGGCTATCCTGCAGAATCAATTGAACTGCAAACAACAAAtggtgtcaaataaaaacaagagcaattcacaattaatattgagccTAATCAACTCCAATTTGTGTAACCCATGGAATAACAAGACTccaacatgacctttgacctcaagtgacGTCTGCTTTGCTTTAAACAAGTTCCCCTCTTTTGGTTTATATCCACCAATTTTTAGCCCAATCAGAGCtttttcaaaatttaataaatattgaGCCTAATcaaagaaattttgaaatttgaaatttaacctttgacctaaaGTGAAAGTGACCTCCACTTTGCTTTTAACATGTTCCCCTCTTCTGTGGGTTTATATCCACCAACTTTGAGCCCAATCAGCACTATTTTAaatttgacccctaaatgacctgaGACCTCACCCTTTCATGTATTATAAGCCCCCACCCAATGATCATTGATACCAATTAGTTTGAA includes the following:
- the LOC140167867 gene encoding uncharacterized protein, giving the protein MKQHQRIKTTTHINTNGTTEFSVRGQKTLPEHATTAATSSWYGTTSSLKTTSRIKTTGTTELSTRKLRTSPEHALTKATTSSWYETTLQRKTGTTEFGIREPVLPEHALTKTATSSLYETTSQKKTSSATEFVNREPTTSPEHAWTTAVTSSWYETTSHRKTTSTTEFRIREPTPTVHVPDNITECSFDNPIYLNSSITIQTGEDKSCSISAPSGMGIHLDILHSTVNWSLNEYFYIQVGRQEECWNKSIVAFTRQAEPCSVFFTSNNLSVKGSSTLQIQPVPSLDDGRIQHGKLCGGTSSAGITTIRSTCRNVNNFDLVYHGIIKFSEAYVLFTNPIASPSLYRLFDFYTTHNKLPSNGLNFPIKYTVSVAELPQCSALCSCILKHLEFEIQCSHVNQNDNIFLVYETNNFEALLGSDRRIIIIAPGAFQTFQRIIYLYLYENEISVIQDGTFLGLHQAKVIDLSSNRILYLTENSFLSLPSLTHLYLGSNMLSKLTGDMFLSMGKLQILDLHTNKIEILEPDTFSNLTDLIGLGLNENKLTELNENLLYGLHKLSYLLLDGNQISHLEPGIFGNTIDLTVLLLNNSILTVLDANLFHRLHKLSILNLHGNQISHLKPGIFGNLSDLTELSLHDNNLIVLDANLFHGLHKLTILYLHENQISHLQPGIFGNLTDLTQLSLSNNNLIVLDANLFHGLHKLSLDGNQISRLEPGIFGDLTDLTVLLLNNNNLTVLDANLFHGLHKLSFLLLHENQISHLEPGIFGDLTDLTVLSLYNNNLTVLDANLFHGLHKLSYLSLDGNQISYLQPKIFDNLIKLSILRLGGNNISTLGVNLFCKLQKLSNLSLYDNQIEILYPGSFDNLTNLFMLDVSSNQITNLEAGIFTNLEKLEVLLISNNSISHIGKNLFIKLKMLSVLDLSSNKLTSLNQGTFTSLVGLTETCFGKFLACDK